The sequence below is a genomic window from Streptomyces sp. NBC_00289.
ACTTCATCGATCTGCTGTCCCCCGAGGCCCTGGCGGAACTCGACAAGGCGCTCAAACCCATCGCGGAGCACCTGCGGGGACACCGGGGCCGGCCCTAACGGGCTGAAGCACCCGGACGGGCGAGCGGCAGGCGGAGCACGAACAGGGCTCCGCCTGCCGGTGCGTCACCCACCGTGAGCGTGCCGCCGTGCCGTACGGCGACGTCGCGGGCGATGGCGAGCCCGAGTCCGGCACCGCCGTCGTCACGGCTGCGGGCGTCGTCCAGCCGTACGAACCGCTCGAAGATCCGCTCCCGGTCGCCCTCGGGCACCCCGTCGCCGTCGTCGGCGACCTCGGCCACCGCCCACGCTCCCTCCCGCCGTACGGCGAGAGTGACCGCCGAACGGGCGTGCCGCCGCGCGTTGTCCAGCAGGTTGGCGAGCAACCGCCCCGACTGCCCCCGCGATCCGGCCACCTCCACCATCTCCGGGGCCCGTACCGTCACCCCCGCCCGCCGCCCGGCCTCCTCCGCCGCCAGCCCGGCGAGGTCGAACCGCGCCTCGCCGGGGCGCTCCCCCGCGTCCAGCCGGGCGAGAAGCAGCAGGTCGGCGGCGAGGCGCTGGAGCCGCACCGTGTCCTCCACCGCGCCGTCGAGATCGAGCAGACCGGGGTGCGCGGCCCCCACCTCGAGCTGGGTGCGCAGGGAGGCGATCGGGCTGCGCAGTTCGTGCGAGGCGTCCGCGACGAACCGCCGCTGCCGTTCCACCGAGGTCTGCAAAGCGGCCAGCGTCTCGTTGGTGGTCCGGGCGAGGCGGGCGACCTCGTCGTGCGTGGCGGGCACCGGCACCCGACGCGCGAGGTCCTCGGAGGCGGTGATCGCGGCCATCTCCCGGCGGATGCCCTCGACCGGACGCAGGGCGCGCCGGGTGACCAGCCAGGTCACGCCCGCGACGACCCCGAGCAGCAGCGGAAACCCGATCAGCAGAACGGTCGTGGCGGTGCTCACGGCGCTCTGCTCGGCGGCGAGGGGCGCACCGGCGTTCACGGTCAGCAGTCCCTTGCCGGGGGCGTCGACCGACACGGCGGCGAAACGGTATTCGGCGGTGGTGCCGTCGAGGGTGGCGGAGCCCCCGGTGACGGTGGTCCGCTCGCCGATCTCGCCGGGGTCGAGGGAGTCGTCGTCCCCCTCGTCCCCCTTGCCCTCTCTGACCTTCCTGTCCTTCCTGTCCTCCCTGTCCTCCTCAGCGCGATCGTCGTCGTCGGCCACGCGGCCTGTGGAGGCCCGCGGGTGCACCGCGTCGATCCCCGTGCCGCTGATCCGCTCCAGGTCCTCGGTGGCCGCGACCAGCGTCCCGGTCGCGTCGACCACCTGGACCGGCCGGTCGTCGTCGTCCAGGGACAGCTCGTCGTAGGGCTTCCCCGCGGCGAGGTCGGCGGCCACGGCCCGGGCCGAGCGTTCCGCCTGGGTGCCCGCCTGGTCGATCAGGTTGGACCGCAGGGACAGCAGCACGGCGGTCCCGGCCGCGAGCAGCGCCACGGCGACCACGACGGTGGCGGCGAGGGTGGCCCGGGCGCGGACGGAACCGAGGAGGCGTCTCATCGCGCCGTCTCCGACTCCGTCTCCAGGCGGTACCCGGCGCCGCGGACCGTCCCGATGAGGGAGGCGCGCAGCTTGCGCCGCAGGGCGCTGACGTA
It includes:
- a CDS encoding sensor histidine kinase, with amino-acid sequence MRRLLGSVRARATLAATVVVAVALLAAGTAVLLSLRSNLIDQAGTQAERSARAVAADLAAGKPYDELSLDDDDRPVQVVDATGTLVAATEDLERISGTGIDAVHPRASTGRVADDDDRAEEDREDRKDRKVREGKGDEGDDDSLDPGEIGERTTVTGGSATLDGTTAEYRFAAVSVDAPGKGLLTVNAGAPLAAEQSAVSTATTVLLIGFPLLLGVVAGVTWLVTRRALRPVEGIRREMAAITASEDLARRVPVPATHDEVARLARTTNETLAALQTSVERQRRFVADASHELRSPIASLRTQLEVGAAHPGLLDLDGAVEDTVRLQRLAADLLLLARLDAGERPGEARFDLAGLAAEEAGRRAGVTVRAPEMVEVAGSRGQSGRLLANLLDNARRHARSAVTLAVRREGAWAVAEVADDGDGVPEGDRERIFERFVRLDDARSRDDGGAGLGLAIARDVAVRHGGTLTVGDAPAGGALFVLRLPLARPGASAR